A region from the Clavibacter sp. A6099 genome encodes:
- a CDS encoding cysteine desulfurase family protein: MTVYLDHAATTPMRPEAIAALAGALTLVGNPSSIHSHGQEARRVLEEARESIARALDADPVEVVLTSGGTESVNLGIKGLHGARIAEDPRRTRILMPDGEHHATVDTVEWLERRGAVVERLPIDDLGRIEVDAARAALAADPGSVSLLTFLAASNEVGTIQPVEELAALARAHGVPVHVDAVAALGHMPVPFRRWRDAGVDAVSVSAHKVGGPVGSGALVLARRATVDPQIHGGGQQRQVRSGTQDAASAVAFAAAVTLAVAELDAERVRLRALRDRLVESVLRDVPGAVLRGDPDPVGRLPGNAHLTFAGCQGDSLLLLLDMAGVSVSTGSACQAGVPEVSHVLIGMGIPEDEARGALRFTLGRTTTDADVDALLAALPGAVARASRAGLAGRAARRLAE; this comes from the coding sequence ATGACGGTCTACCTCGACCACGCCGCGACGACCCCCATGCGGCCGGAGGCGATCGCGGCGCTCGCCGGGGCGCTGACCCTGGTGGGGAACCCGTCCTCCATCCACTCGCACGGCCAGGAGGCCCGGCGCGTGCTCGAGGAGGCGCGCGAGTCCATCGCGCGGGCGCTCGACGCGGACCCGGTCGAGGTCGTGCTCACCTCCGGCGGCACGGAGTCGGTGAACCTCGGGATCAAGGGGCTGCACGGCGCGCGCATCGCGGAGGACCCCCGGCGCACGCGGATCCTCATGCCCGACGGCGAGCACCACGCCACGGTCGACACGGTCGAGTGGCTCGAGCGGCGCGGCGCCGTCGTGGAGCGGCTGCCGATCGACGACCTCGGGCGCATCGAGGTGGACGCCGCCCGCGCCGCGCTCGCCGCGGATCCCGGATCCGTCTCCCTGCTCACCTTCCTCGCCGCGAGCAACGAGGTGGGCACGATCCAGCCCGTCGAGGAGCTCGCGGCGCTCGCGCGGGCGCACGGCGTGCCCGTGCACGTCGACGCGGTCGCTGCGCTCGGCCACATGCCCGTCCCGTTCCGGCGCTGGCGCGACGCGGGCGTCGATGCCGTCAGCGTCTCGGCGCACAAGGTCGGCGGGCCCGTCGGCAGCGGCGCGCTCGTTCTCGCGCGGCGGGCGACGGTGGATCCGCAGATCCACGGCGGCGGCCAGCAGCGGCAGGTGCGCTCCGGCACGCAGGACGCCGCGTCCGCGGTGGCCTTCGCGGCGGCCGTCACCCTCGCCGTCGCCGAGCTGGACGCCGAGCGCGTGCGGCTCAGGGCGCTGCGCGACCGGCTCGTCGAGTCCGTGCTGCGCGACGTGCCCGGCGCCGTGCTCCGCGGCGATCCGGATCCCGTCGGCCGCCTCCCCGGCAACGCGCACCTCACCTTCGCCGGCTGCCAGGGCGACTCGCTGCTGCTCCTGCTCGACATGGCCGGCGTCTCGGTGTCGACGGGATCCGCGTGCCAGGCAGGCGTGCCCGAGGTCTCGCACGTGCTCATCGGCATGGGCATCCCCGAGGACGAGGCCCGGGGCGCGCTCCGGTTCACGCTCGGCCGCACCACGACGGACGCCGACGTCGACGCGCTCCTGGCGGCGCTGCCCGGCGCCGTCGCGCGAGCCTCCCGGGCGGGCCTCGCGGGTCGCGCGGCGCGTAGGCTCGCGGAGTGA
- a CDS encoding alpha/beta hydrolase encodes MTTRVRALLTASAIACALVGSLVAPAAPAVAATRPPAVLAGPDAADPTTGAHLPSSARVVQQLRDEDVSDRALRGTAPVALLGALPALDVPELRRLARAVPATIRELIRRPPSVSGVAAWWSGLAQAERLDLAEGIPELVGNLEGIPVIERDAANRRLLDQRDRELHARATTTPGRGAQQELGRDMDMLAEVRRALEPAAGGPARSLLTLDTTWPGRAGVVLGDLDTAAYVSIVVPGMFYSVSDRLVDWTDVAARLQQQQTTLIGAGADEGGSGVATIAWIGYRTPDLLGIGSLDLADEGAQYLEDAIQGIQGLRRDDPPYLAVIAHSYGSTAALLALSSGRASVDALAMVGSPGGAVRDAAELDVPVGRVFVGEAPWDPVVGSSYFGSDPGSASFGAEHFGVAGTGAASGVSADGSLAGVVGHNSYFDRGTESFRNLALIGIDRPVAHDVHSDASGR; translated from the coding sequence GTGACGACTCGCGTGCGCGCGCTGCTCACCGCCTCGGCCATCGCATGCGCGCTGGTCGGGTCGCTCGTGGCACCCGCGGCCCCTGCCGTCGCGGCGACGCGTCCGCCCGCGGTCCTCGCCGGGCCCGACGCGGCGGATCCGACCACGGGCGCACACCTGCCGAGCTCCGCGCGCGTGGTCCAGCAGCTCCGAGACGAGGATGTCTCCGACCGGGCGCTCCGCGGCACGGCCCCCGTCGCGCTCCTGGGCGCGTTGCCCGCGCTCGACGTGCCGGAGCTCCGGCGGCTCGCCCGTGCGGTCCCGGCGACGATCCGCGAGCTCATCCGCCGTCCGCCCTCCGTGTCCGGCGTCGCCGCCTGGTGGTCGGGCCTCGCGCAGGCGGAGCGCCTCGATCTGGCCGAGGGGATCCCCGAGCTCGTGGGCAACCTGGAGGGGATCCCCGTGATCGAGCGCGACGCCGCCAACCGCCGCCTCCTCGACCAGCGCGACCGCGAGCTGCATGCCCGAGCCACCACGACGCCGGGGCGCGGTGCGCAGCAGGAGCTCGGGCGCGACATGGACATGCTCGCCGAGGTGCGTCGCGCGCTAGAGCCTGCGGCGGGCGGCCCCGCGCGGTCGCTGCTCACGCTCGACACGACGTGGCCGGGCCGCGCCGGCGTCGTGCTGGGCGACCTCGACACGGCGGCGTACGTCTCGATCGTGGTGCCGGGCATGTTCTACTCCGTGTCCGACCGCCTGGTCGACTGGACGGACGTCGCGGCGCGCCTCCAGCAGCAGCAGACGACGCTCATCGGCGCGGGCGCGGACGAGGGTGGTTCCGGCGTCGCGACCATCGCGTGGATCGGCTACCGCACGCCCGACCTCCTGGGCATCGGATCCCTCGACCTCGCGGACGAGGGCGCCCAGTACCTGGAGGACGCGATCCAGGGCATCCAGGGTCTGCGCCGCGACGACCCGCCGTACCTCGCCGTCATCGCGCACTCCTACGGGTCGACGGCGGCGCTGCTCGCGCTCTCGAGCGGTCGGGCGTCCGTCGACGCCCTCGCCATGGTCGGGTCGCCGGGCGGCGCCGTCCGCGACGCCGCGGAGCTCGACGTGCCGGTCGGCCGCGTCTTCGTGGGCGAGGCGCCGTGGGATCCGGTGGTCGGGTCGTCGTACTTCGGGTCGGACCCGGGCAGCGCGTCGTTCGGCGCCGAGCACTTCGGCGTCGCCGGTACGGGCGCGGCCTCCGGCGTCTCGGCCGACGGATCCCTCGCGGGCGTCGTCGGGCACAACAGCTACTTCGACCGGGGCACGGAGTCCTTCCGGAACCTCGCCCTCATCGGGATCGACCGGCCGGTCGCGCACGACGTCCACTCGGACGCCAGCGGCAGGTAG
- the ligA gene encoding NAD-dependent DNA ligase LigA, which produces MSDTTTGSDQAADAVPATTSADLEAASARVDALRIEIERHRDAYYASNASTVADAEYDALVHELAALEEAHPTLRSQDSPTQTVGGRAETTLFAPVTHAERMLSLDNVFSEEELAEWAAKVERDAGSGRVRYLSELKIDGLAINLRYEHGVLVTAATRGDGVVGEDVTQNVLTMGTVPERLAGSGHPPLVEVRGEIFFPVAEFDELNARQLEVGERVFANPRNAAAGSLRQKEEGKSPARLELMRARIRRLRMLVHGIGAWPVRELESDAHVTAQSEVYGLLAGWGLPISTHFRVFDEIADVTGFVRRHGAHRAEVEHQIDGIVIKVDDLGLHEELGATSRAPRWATAYKYPPEEVNTTLLDIVVSVGRTGRATPFAVMEKVEVAGSEVRQATLHNQQVVKAKGVLIGDTVVLRKAGDVIPEVLGPVVELRDGSEREFVMPTFCPECQTPLKPAKEGDIDLRCPNARSCPAQVRGRVEHVASRGALDIEGLGEVAAAALTQPLEPEDPPLETEAGLFELTMADLVPITVVVRDAETGMVKVDEKTGDAKRVTPFRRKRAPKRDGAFNPAEPWGDEDSVPSKSAELLLENLENAKTQDLWRILVALSIRHVGPVAARALAGWFGSLDAIRSASREELAAVDGVGGIIADALLDWFEVDWHREIVDRWERAGVVTAVPGHPGPGAAAAAGGVLAGLTVVATGSLEGYTREGALEAIMAAGGKAGSSVSKKTHYVAAGPGAGSKLGKAEALGVRIIEAAEFRLLVEQGPDAIALPDADPAPDADPAAEAPEDPTAGVKPKRARKRKAPAAGEIASAADVEADAAAHPEAGAHEPDGAAETL; this is translated from the coding sequence ATGAGCGACACGACGACCGGATCCGACCAGGCCGCCGACGCCGTCCCCGCCACCACGTCCGCCGATCTCGAGGCGGCGTCCGCCCGCGTCGACGCGCTGCGGATCGAGATCGAGCGCCACCGCGACGCGTACTACGCGTCGAACGCGAGCACGGTCGCCGACGCCGAGTACGACGCTCTCGTCCATGAGCTCGCGGCGCTCGAGGAGGCGCACCCCACCCTCCGCAGCCAGGACAGCCCCACGCAGACGGTCGGCGGCCGCGCCGAGACCACCCTGTTCGCGCCCGTCACGCACGCCGAGCGCATGCTCAGCCTCGACAACGTCTTCAGCGAGGAGGAGCTGGCCGAGTGGGCCGCCAAGGTCGAGCGCGACGCCGGCAGCGGCCGTGTCAGGTACCTCAGCGAGCTCAAGATCGACGGGCTCGCCATCAACCTCCGCTACGAGCACGGCGTGCTCGTCACGGCGGCCACCCGCGGCGACGGCGTCGTCGGGGAGGACGTGACGCAGAACGTCCTCACCATGGGCACCGTCCCCGAGCGGCTCGCCGGATCCGGACACCCGCCGCTCGTCGAGGTGCGAGGCGAGATCTTCTTCCCCGTCGCCGAGTTCGACGAGCTCAACGCCCGGCAGCTGGAGGTGGGCGAGCGCGTCTTCGCGAACCCCCGCAACGCCGCCGCCGGATCCCTGCGCCAGAAGGAGGAGGGCAAGAGCCCTGCGCGGCTCGAGCTCATGCGCGCGCGCATCCGTCGACTCCGCATGCTCGTGCACGGCATCGGCGCCTGGCCCGTCCGCGAGCTGGAGAGCGACGCGCATGTCACCGCGCAGTCGGAGGTCTACGGGCTGCTGGCCGGCTGGGGCCTCCCCATCTCCACGCACTTCCGCGTGTTCGACGAGATCGCCGACGTCACGGGGTTCGTGCGGCGACACGGCGCGCACCGCGCCGAGGTCGAGCACCAGATCGACGGCATCGTCATCAAGGTCGACGACCTGGGGCTGCACGAGGAGCTCGGCGCCACCAGCCGCGCGCCGCGGTGGGCCACCGCATACAAGTACCCGCCCGAGGAGGTCAACACGACGCTCCTCGACATCGTCGTGAGCGTCGGCCGCACGGGCCGGGCCACGCCGTTCGCGGTCATGGAGAAGGTCGAGGTCGCCGGATCCGAGGTGCGCCAGGCCACGCTGCACAACCAGCAGGTCGTCAAGGCCAAGGGCGTGCTCATCGGCGACACGGTCGTCCTGCGCAAGGCCGGCGACGTCATCCCCGAGGTGCTCGGCCCGGTGGTGGAGCTGCGCGATGGATCCGAGCGCGAGTTCGTCATGCCCACGTTCTGCCCCGAGTGCCAGACGCCGCTCAAGCCCGCCAAGGAGGGGGACATAGACCTCCGCTGCCCGAACGCGCGCAGCTGCCCGGCGCAGGTGCGAGGGCGCGTCGAGCACGTCGCGTCGCGCGGCGCGCTCGACATCGAGGGCCTCGGCGAGGTCGCGGCGGCCGCACTCACGCAGCCGCTCGAGCCGGAGGATCCGCCGCTCGAGACCGAGGCCGGCCTGTTCGAGCTCACGATGGCCGACCTCGTGCCCATCACCGTCGTCGTCCGCGACGCCGAGACCGGCATGGTGAAGGTCGATGAGAAGACGGGCGATGCCAAGCGCGTCACGCCGTTCCGGCGCAAGCGCGCCCCGAAGCGCGACGGCGCGTTCAACCCCGCCGAGCCGTGGGGCGACGAGGACTCCGTGCCGTCGAAGTCCGCCGAGCTGCTGCTCGAGAACCTCGAGAATGCGAAGACCCAGGACCTCTGGCGCATCCTCGTGGCCCTCAGCATCCGGCACGTCGGCCCGGTCGCGGCGCGCGCGCTGGCCGGCTGGTTCGGCTCGCTCGACGCCATCCGCTCGGCCAGCCGCGAGGAGCTGGCCGCGGTCGACGGCGTGGGCGGCATCATCGCCGACGCCCTGCTCGACTGGTTCGAGGTCGACTGGCACCGCGAGATCGTCGACCGCTGGGAGAGGGCGGGCGTCGTCACGGCGGTCCCCGGCCACCCGGGTCCTGGCGCGGCGGCCGCGGCGGGCGGCGTGCTCGCCGGCCTCACGGTCGTGGCCACCGGGTCGCTCGAGGGCTACACGCGCGAGGGCGCGCTCGAGGCGATCATGGCGGCGGGCGGCAAGGCCGGATCGAGCGTCAGCAAGAAGACCCACTACGTCGCGGCCGGACCGGGCGCGGGATCCAAGCTCGGGAAGGCGGAGGCGCTCGGCGTGCGGATCATCGAAGCGGCCGAGTTCCGCCTGCTCGTGGAGCAGGGGCCCGACGCCATCGCGCTGCCGGACGCGGATCCGGCGCCCGACGCAGATCCGGCGGCCGAGGCGCCCGAGGACCCGACCGCGGGGGTGAAACCGAAGCGCGCCCGGAAGAGGAAGGCGCCGGCCGCCGGGGAGATCGCGTCCGCCGCGGACGTCGAGGCGGACGCCGCAGCCCATCCGGAGGCGGGCGCCCACGAGCCGGACGGCGCCGCAGAGACCCTCTGA
- the gatA gene encoding Asp-tRNA(Asn)/Glu-tRNA(Gln) amidotransferase subunit GatA produces MTDDLTRLSAADLADRLASREVSSVDAVRAHLDRIDHVDGDVHAFLHVSGERALGRAAEIDAQRADGAPLGPLAGVPIAIKDVLCTIDMPSTAGSRMLEGWTPPYDATVVQRLRAAGLVPLGKTNMDEFAMGSSTEHSAFGATHNPWDLDRIPGGSGGGSAAAVAAFEAPVALGSDTGGSIRQPAAVTGSVGVKPTYGGVSRYGAIALASSLDQVGPVSRTVLDSALVHDVIGGHDPRDSTSLTDAWPSFADAARAGQREGSVKSLRIGVVKQLDGEGFQAGVTQRFREALDLLEQAGAEIVEVSAPNFEHAIAAYYLILPAEASSNLAKFDSVRFGLRVNPPGGGTVEDVMAATREAGFGPEVKRRIILGTYALSAGYYDAYYGSAQKVRTLIQRDFDAAFQQVDVLVTPSAPTTAFKLGEKLDDPLAMYLNDLTTIPANLAGVPGIGLPIGLAPEDGLPVGIQFMAPAREDARLYTVGAALEGILERRWGGPLLAQAPELARAATRTTLDGDTH; encoded by the coding sequence ATGACCGACGACCTCACGCGCCTCAGCGCCGCCGACCTCGCCGACCGCCTCGCCTCCCGCGAGGTCTCCAGCGTCGACGCCGTGCGCGCGCACCTCGACCGCATCGACCACGTCGACGGCGACGTCCACGCGTTCCTCCACGTCTCCGGTGAGCGCGCGCTCGGGCGCGCCGCCGAGATCGACGCGCAGCGCGCCGACGGCGCCCCGCTCGGGCCGCTCGCGGGCGTGCCCATCGCCATCAAGGACGTCCTCTGCACCATCGACATGCCGTCCACCGCGGGCTCGCGCATGCTCGAGGGCTGGACCCCGCCCTACGACGCCACCGTCGTGCAGCGCCTCCGCGCCGCGGGCCTCGTGCCGCTCGGCAAGACGAACATGGACGAGTTCGCGATGGGATCCTCCACCGAGCACTCCGCGTTCGGCGCCACGCACAACCCGTGGGACCTCGACCGCATCCCCGGCGGCTCGGGCGGCGGATCCGCTGCCGCGGTCGCGGCGTTCGAGGCGCCCGTCGCGCTCGGCTCCGACACGGGCGGCTCCATCCGGCAGCCCGCCGCCGTCACCGGATCCGTCGGCGTCAAGCCCACCTACGGCGGCGTCAGCCGCTACGGCGCCATCGCGCTCGCGTCCAGCCTCGACCAGGTCGGTCCCGTCTCCCGCACGGTGCTCGACTCCGCGCTCGTGCACGACGTCATCGGCGGGCACGACCCGCGCGACTCCACGTCGCTGACGGACGCATGGCCGTCGTTCGCCGACGCCGCGCGCGCCGGGCAGCGCGAGGGATCCGTGAAGAGCCTCCGCATCGGCGTCGTGAAGCAGCTCGACGGCGAGGGCTTCCAGGCCGGCGTCACGCAGCGCTTCCGCGAGGCGCTTGACCTGCTCGAGCAGGCCGGCGCCGAGATCGTCGAGGTGAGCGCGCCGAACTTCGAGCACGCCATCGCGGCCTACTACCTGATCCTCCCCGCGGAGGCGTCGAGCAACCTCGCCAAGTTCGACTCGGTGCGCTTCGGCCTCCGCGTCAACCCGCCCGGCGGCGGCACCGTCGAGGACGTCATGGCCGCGACCCGCGAGGCCGGCTTCGGCCCCGAGGTCAAGCGCCGGATCATCCTCGGCACCTACGCGCTGAGCGCCGGCTACTACGACGCGTACTACGGCAGCGCGCAGAAGGTCCGGACGCTGATCCAGCGCGACTTCGACGCCGCGTTCCAGCAGGTCGACGTGCTCGTCACGCCGTCCGCGCCCACCACGGCGTTCAAGCTCGGCGAGAAGCTCGACGACCCGCTGGCGATGTACCTCAACGACCTCACGACGATCCCCGCGAACCTCGCGGGCGTCCCCGGCATCGGCCTCCCCATCGGGCTCGCGCCCGAGGACGGGCTGCCCGTCGGGATCCAGTTCATGGCGCCCGCCCGCGAGGACGCGCGCCTCTACACGGTCGGTGCCGCGCTCGAGGGGATCCTCGAGCGGCGGTGGGGCGGGCCCCTGCTCGCCCAGGCACCCGAGCTCGCGCGCGCCGCGACGCGCACCACCCTGGACGGAGACACGCACTGA
- a CDS encoding glycogen debranching protein produces the protein MPRPGPPVPLGLTLSDQGGTLRVVSHGASAVELTVSAVDDPRRVVEVVAMERGDDGVWTGSSDRLVPGTAYSVRVDGDAAPGDSFDPTRHLLDPYARGLVQVGPAAWRSVVTSEVPAEERATRRSARPVVPRDRQVLYELHVRGFTKLDERLPEELRGTYAGLGHPATVERLADLGITTVELLPVHASTSEERLRAQGRINHWGYNTLAYLAPHAPYATRAARDAGADAIAAEFRAMVDALHAAGIQVVLDVVYNHTAEEGADGPVTSLRGIDGSRYYRHTPDGTPIDVTGCGNTVDLSRPDAQRLVLDSLEHWSDVMGVDGFRFDLAVTLGRDERVDFDPAHPLLRAIVEDEALDGLLMIAEPWDVGMGGWRTGGFGSGWSEWNDGYRDVVRDFWLADVAESRRSGRAPNGVGALASCLAGSSGTFAAERGPLASVSFVTAHDGFTLADLTSYDRKHNSGNGESNRDGTDANRSWNHGVEGPTRDAAILGARRRTSRNLLGTLLVSAGLPMITMGDDRGRTQRGNNNGYCLDNAATWMRWDEDAWRMDLHATTRHLIRIRRENPALRPVRYAEPDAHVPSASVLAWRDADGAPMTEAAWESTGTRTLQWITTSTPETEDPNTVLVVVHGQESRAEVRLPEHDGVASWRLLWSSEWERPEVVATDDAPGDRVEVDGPALRIYRAS, from the coding sequence ATGCCGCGCCCCGGACCGCCCGTGCCCCTGGGGCTGACGCTCTCCGACCAGGGCGGCACGCTGCGCGTCGTGAGCCACGGCGCGTCCGCCGTGGAGCTCACCGTCTCGGCCGTCGACGACCCGCGCCGCGTGGTCGAGGTCGTCGCCATGGAGCGGGGCGACGACGGCGTCTGGACCGGATCCAGCGACCGGCTCGTCCCCGGCACCGCCTATTCTGTGCGGGTCGACGGCGACGCCGCGCCCGGCGACTCCTTCGACCCGACGCGGCACCTGCTCGACCCCTACGCGCGCGGCCTCGTCCAGGTCGGTCCTGCCGCGTGGCGCTCGGTCGTCACGAGCGAGGTGCCCGCGGAGGAGCGCGCCACGCGTCGCTCCGCGCGACCGGTGGTGCCGCGCGACCGCCAGGTGCTCTACGAGCTGCACGTGCGCGGCTTCACGAAGCTCGACGAGCGGCTGCCCGAGGAGCTGCGCGGCACGTACGCGGGGCTCGGGCACCCGGCGACCGTGGAGCGCCTGGCCGACCTCGGCATCACGACGGTCGAGCTCCTGCCCGTGCACGCCTCCACGAGCGAGGAGCGGCTGCGCGCGCAGGGCCGCATCAACCACTGGGGCTACAACACGCTCGCCTACCTCGCGCCGCACGCGCCCTACGCCACCCGCGCCGCGCGCGACGCCGGGGCCGACGCCATCGCCGCCGAGTTCCGCGCGATGGTCGACGCGCTGCACGCCGCGGGCATCCAGGTCGTGCTCGACGTGGTCTACAACCACACCGCCGAGGAGGGCGCCGACGGGCCGGTCACGAGCCTGCGCGGCATCGACGGGTCGCGGTACTACCGGCACACGCCGGACGGGACGCCCATCGACGTGACGGGCTGCGGCAATACGGTCGACCTGTCCCGGCCCGACGCGCAGCGCCTGGTGCTCGACTCGCTCGAGCACTGGTCCGACGTCATGGGCGTCGACGGCTTCCGCTTCGACCTCGCCGTCACCCTCGGTCGTGACGAGCGCGTGGACTTCGACCCCGCGCACCCGCTGCTCCGCGCCATCGTCGAGGACGAGGCGCTCGACGGGCTCCTCATGATCGCGGAGCCGTGGGACGTGGGCATGGGCGGCTGGCGCACGGGCGGGTTCGGATCCGGCTGGAGCGAGTGGAACGACGGCTACCGCGACGTCGTGCGCGACTTCTGGCTCGCCGACGTCGCCGAGTCCCGGCGTTCCGGCCGCGCCCCGAACGGAGTGGGGGCGCTCGCGTCCTGCCTCGCGGGATCCTCCGGCACGTTCGCCGCCGAGCGCGGCCCGCTCGCCTCCGTCTCCTTCGTCACGGCGCACGACGGCTTCACGCTGGCGGACCTCACCTCCTACGACCGCAAGCACAACAGCGGCAACGGCGAGTCCAACCGCGACGGCACGGACGCGAACCGCTCCTGGAACCACGGCGTGGAGGGCCCGACGCGCGACGCCGCGATCCTCGGGGCCCGCAGGCGCACGTCGCGCAACCTGCTGGGCACCCTGCTCGTCTCCGCGGGCCTCCCCATGATCACGATGGGCGACGACCGCGGCCGCACCCAGCGCGGCAACAACAACGGCTACTGCCTCGACAACGCGGCGACCTGGATGCGCTGGGACGAGGACGCGTGGCGGATGGACCTGCACGCGACCACGCGCCACCTCATCCGCATCCGGCGGGAGAACCCGGCCCTCCGGCCCGTGCGCTACGCGGAACCGGACGCGCACGTGCCGAGCGCGTCGGTCCTCGCCTGGCGCGACGCGGACGGCGCGCCCATGACGGAGGCCGCCTGGGAGTCGACGGGCACCCGCACGCTGCAGTGGATCACCACATCCACCCCCGAGACGGAGGACCCGAACACGGTGCTCGTCGTGGTCCACGGGCAGGAGTCCCGCGCGGAGGTGAGACTGCCGGAGCACGACGGGGTGGCGAGCTGGCGGCTCCTGTGGTCGAGCGAATGGGAGCGGCCCGAGGTCGTGGCGACCGACGACGCGCCCGGCGACCGGGTCGAGGTCGACGGTCCGGCGCTGCGGATCTACCGGGCCAGCTGA
- a CDS encoding META domain-containing protein, protein MPTAARIPARRRSGRARGAAVAALAALALVPLAGCAPVSDVRGNWHLVAGSDAAGDLGVGDTLITMRVGGGEISGRGPCNDYSGRMAERGEGMLSAVAPGTLPCEDGGLEARYFQDLAAVSALQVDDGHLVATGPDDVRLEYAERSRG, encoded by the coding sequence ATGCCCACCGCCGCCCGGATCCCCGCCCGCCGCCGATCCGGACGCGCCCGCGGGGCCGCGGTCGCCGCCCTCGCCGCGCTCGCCCTGGTGCCGCTCGCCGGATGCGCGCCCGTGAGCGACGTGCGCGGGAACTGGCACCTGGTCGCGGGATCCGATGCCGCGGGCGACCTCGGCGTCGGCGACACGCTCATCACGATGCGCGTCGGCGGCGGGGAGATCAGCGGGCGCGGCCCCTGCAACGACTACTCCGGGCGGATGGCCGAACGCGGCGAGGGGATGCTCAGCGCGGTGGCCCCCGGCACGCTCCCGTGCGAGGACGGCGGCCTCGAGGCCCGCTACTTCCAGGACCTCGCCGCCGTCTCGGCGCTGCAGGTGGACGACGGCCACCTCGTCGCCACGGGTCCGGACGACGTGCGGCTGGAGTACGCCGAGCGCAGCCGCGGCTGA
- the mnmA gene encoding tRNA 2-thiouridine(34) synthase MnmA, with amino-acid sequence MKILAAMSGGVDSAVAAARAVEAGHDVTGVHLALSRMPGTLRTGSRGCCTIEDSMDARRAADLLGIPFYVWDFSERFAADVVDDFVAEYQAGRTPNPCMRCNERIKFAAVLEKALDLGFDAVCTGHYADVIEGPDGQPELHRAAAWAKDQSYVLGVLTAEQIAHSYFPLGSTPSKAEVRAEAQARGIQVAQKPDSHDICFIPDGDTRGWLADRVGAEPGDILDGAGNAIGTHQGAAAFTVGQRKGLAIGTPAPDGRPRFVLEIRPKDNTVVVGPQEALAIREIAGSSYTWAGTPPTRPDQPFDCDVQIRAHADPVPARAAVSVVDGSMQLVITPRDPLHGVAPGQTAVVYAGTRVLGQVTIDRTVSAVDDARPPMRDAAQAAPALAGAAAGE; translated from the coding sequence GTGAAGATCCTCGCAGCGATGAGTGGCGGAGTCGACTCCGCCGTGGCCGCCGCCCGCGCCGTGGAGGCCGGGCACGACGTGACGGGCGTGCACCTCGCGCTCAGCCGCATGCCGGGGACGCTCCGCACCGGATCCCGCGGCTGCTGCACCATCGAGGACTCGATGGACGCGCGCCGCGCCGCCGACCTGCTGGGCATCCCGTTCTACGTGTGGGACTTCTCCGAGCGCTTCGCGGCCGACGTGGTCGACGACTTCGTGGCCGAGTACCAGGCCGGCCGCACCCCCAACCCGTGCATGCGCTGCAACGAGCGGATCAAGTTCGCCGCCGTCCTCGAGAAGGCGCTCGACCTCGGCTTCGACGCCGTCTGCACCGGGCACTACGCGGACGTGATCGAAGGACCGGACGGGCAGCCCGAGCTGCACCGCGCGGCCGCGTGGGCCAAGGACCAGTCGTACGTGCTGGGCGTGCTCACGGCCGAGCAGATCGCGCACTCCTACTTCCCGCTGGGGTCGACGCCCTCTAAGGCCGAGGTGCGCGCGGAGGCCCAGGCCCGCGGGATCCAGGTGGCGCAGAAGCCCGACAGCCACGACATCTGCTTCATCCCCGACGGCGACACCCGCGGCTGGCTCGCCGACCGCGTCGGCGCCGAGCCCGGGGACATCCTCGACGGCGCGGGGAACGCGATCGGCACGCACCAGGGCGCAGCGGCGTTCACGGTCGGGCAGCGCAAGGGCCTCGCGATCGGCACGCCGGCTCCCGACGGGCGGCCGCGGTTCGTGCTGGAGATCCGGCCGAAGGACAACACCGTCGTCGTCGGCCCGCAGGAGGCGTTGGCGATCCGCGAGATCGCCGGATCCTCGTACACCTGGGCCGGCACCCCTCCGACGCGGCCGGACCAGCCGTTCGACTGCGACGTGCAGATCCGCGCGCACGCGGACCCCGTGCCCGCGCGGGCGGCGGTGTCGGTGGTCGATGGCAGCATGCAGCTCGTGATCACCCCGAGAGACCCCCTGCACGGCGTCGCCCCCGGCCAGACCGCCGTCGTCTACGCCGGCACGCGCGTGCTCGGCCAGGTCACCATCGACCGCACCGTGAGCGCCGTGGACGATGCTCGGCCGCCGATGCGCGACGCCGCCCAGGCCGCCCCCGCCCTCGCCGGCGCGGCAGCGGGGGAGTGA
- the gatC gene encoding Asp-tRNA(Asn)/Glu-tRNA(Gln) amidotransferase subunit GatC, which translates to MPDTRPEPADATSGDETPQAPTPQAPTPTEQISREQVEHLAGLARIRLSPEEIDTLTTELGLIVESVAKVTAVAGPDVPATSHPIPLVNVYRPDVPGETLTTAQALAGAPEHDGSRFKVSAILGEEQ; encoded by the coding sequence ATGCCCGACACCCGGCCCGAGCCCGCCGACGCGACCAGCGGGGACGAGACCCCGCAGGCGCCGACCCCGCAGGCGCCGACCCCCACGGAGCAGATCAGCCGGGAGCAGGTGGAGCACCTCGCGGGCCTCGCGCGCATCCGCCTGAGCCCGGAGGAGATCGACACGCTCACGACCGAGCTCGGCCTCATCGTCGAGTCGGTCGCGAAGGTGACCGCCGTCGCGGGACCGGACGTCCCCGCGACCAGCCACCCGATCCCGCTCGTGAACGTGTACCGGCCCGACGTGCCGGGCGAGACGCTGACCACCGCCCAGGCGCTCGCCGGCGCACCCGAGCACGACGGATCCCGCTTCAAGGTGTCGGCGATCCTCGGCGAAGAGCAGTAG